The stretch of DNA TCTCTAAAACTACCTTGTCACTAATATTTGAAATCCACTTCCTTTTAGGGTACAATGGTAGAAATGAATTTTTGAGAGGATCAGAATGAAAAAACTAGCAACCCTTCTTTTACTATCAACTGTAGCCCTAGCTGGATGTAGCAGCATCCAACGTAGTTTGCGTGGTGATGACTATGTAGATTCTAGCTTGGCCGCTGAGGAAAGTTCCAAAGCAGCTGCCCAATCTGCCAAGGAGTTAAATGATGCTTTGACAAACGAAAACGCCAATTTCCCACAACTATCTAAAGAAGTTGCTGAAGACGAGGCTGAAGTCATTCTCCACACAAGTCAAGGAGATATCCGTATCAAACTCTTCCCTAAACTCGCTCCTCTAGCGGTTGAAAACTTCCTCACTCATGCTAAAGAAGGCTACTATAACGGTATTACCTTCCACCGTGTCATCGATGGCTTTATGGTCCAAACTGGAGATCCAAAGGGAGACGGTACAGGTGGTCAGTCTATCTGGCATGACAAGGATAAAACTAAAGACAAGGGAACTGGTTTCAAAAACGAGATTACTCCTTATCTATATAACATCCGTGGTGCTCTTTCTATGGCTAATACTGGTCAACCAAACACCAATGGTAGCCAGTTCTTCATCAACCAAAACTCTACAGATACCTCTGCTAAACTCCCTACAAGCAAGTATCCAAAGAAAATCATCGAAGCCTATAAAGAAGGGGGAAACCCTAGTCTAGATGGCAAACACCCAGTCTTTGGTCAAGTGATTGACGGTATGGATGTTGTAGATAAGATTGCCAAAGCAGAAAAAGATGAAAAAGACAAGCCAACTACTGCTATCACAATCGACAGCATCGAAGTGGTAAAAGACTAAGATTTTATACTCAATGAAAATCAAAGAGCAAACTAGGAAACTAGCCGCAGGCTGTACTTGAGTACGGCAAGGCGACGTTGACGCGGTTTGAATTTGATTTTCGAAGAGTATTAAATCTTAAAAACCAAAAAATACAGTATCCACATTCGGTACTGTATTTCTTTTACTCTCATTCTTAAGTTAAATTATTAAAATCCCATATTTGGTCCATCCAGCCTTCATAGAAGTCTGGTTCGTGACAGACCATAAGAATAGATCCCTTGTATTCTTTGAGAGCACGTTTGAGTTCATCCTTGGCATCCACATCCAAATGGTTGGTCGGCTCGTCCAGCACTAAAACGTTGTTTTCACGATTCATCAAGAGACAGAAACGAACCTTGGCTTGTTCCCCACCTGACAAAACCTGAATTTGGCTTTCAATATGCTTGGTTGTCAAACCACAACGGGCAAGGGCTGCACGGACTTCTGCTTGATTAAGGGCAGGAAAGGCATTCCAGACAGCTTCAAGAGGTGTTTGACGATTGCCTCCTTCTACTTCCTGTTCAAAGTAGCCAAGTTCTAGGTAGTCTCCACGTTCAACCTCTCCAGCGATTGGTGGAATAATGCCCAAGAGGGACTTCAAGAGAGTTGTTTTCCCGATACCATTTGCCCCGATAATAGCAACCTTTTGATTACGTTCAAAGGTAAGATTTAAAGGCTTGGTCAGAGGACGATCATAACCAATTTGCAAATCCTTGGCTTGGAAAATAAAACGCCCTGGTGTACGAGCTGGTTTGAAATCAAAGGATGGCTTTGGTTTCTCACTTTGCAGTTCGATAATATCCATCTTATCCAATTTCTTCTGACGGGACATGGCCATGTTTCGTGTTGCAACACGCGCTTTGTTTCGGGCAACAAAGTCCTTAAGGTCCGCAATTTCTTTCTGCTGACGTTCGTAGGCTGCCTCTAGCTGAGATTTCTTCATAGCATAGACTTCTTGGAACTGGTAGTAGTCACCAGAGTAACGCGTCAGCTGTTGATTTTCCACATGATAGACGATATTGATAACATCGTTCAAGAATGGAATATCGTGTGAAATAAGGACAAAGGCATTCTCATAGTTTTGGAGATAGCGCTTGAGCCAGTCAATATGCTCAGCATCCAAGTAGTTGGTTGGCTCGTCCAAAAGCAAGATATCGGGCTTTTCAAGGAGGAGTTTTGCCAAAAGCACCTTGGTTCTTTGCCCACCTGACAAAGAAGTTACATCTGTATCCATGCCAAAGTCCATGACACCAAGGGCACGCGCTACTTCGTCAATCTTAGCATCCAAGGTATAGAAATCACGACTCTCTAAACGATCTTGCAGTTCGCCAACTTCTTCCATGAGAGCATCAACATCCGCACCGTCTTCAGCCATTTCCATATAAAGGTCATTGATACGAGCTTCAGCTTTAAACAGCTCATCAAAAGCCGTACGGAGAACATCACGCACCGACTGGCCTTCAGCAAGGACAGAGTGTTGATCCAAGTAACCCGCAGTCACATATTTGGACCACTCAACCTTTCCTTCATCTGGCAGCATTTTACCAGTCACAATGCTCATAAAGGTTGATTTTCCTTCACCATTGGCACCGACCAGACCGATATGTTCTCCCTTAAGGAGGCGGAAGGACACATCTTCAAAAATTGCACGGTCACCAAAACCATGACTCAGATTTTTAACTTCTAAAATACTCATTTTAATTCCTTATCTTGTTTTTA from Streptococcus mitis encodes:
- a CDS encoding peptidylprolyl isomerase; translated protein: MKKLATLLLLSTVALAGCSSIQRSLRGDDYVDSSLAAEESSKAAAQSAKELNDALTNENANFPQLSKEVAEDEAEVILHTSQGDIRIKLFPKLAPLAVENFLTHAKEGYYNGITFHRVIDGFMVQTGDPKGDGTGGQSIWHDKDKTKDKGTGFKNEITPYLYNIRGALSMANTGQPNTNGSQFFINQNSTDTSAKLPTSKYPKKIIEAYKEGGNPSLDGKHPVFGQVIDGMDVVDKIAKAEKDEKDKPTTAITIDSIEVVKD
- a CDS encoding ABC-F family ATP-binding cassette domain-containing protein gives rise to the protein MSILEVKNLSHGFGDRAIFEDVSFRLLKGEHIGLVGANGEGKSTFMSIVTGKMLPDEGKVEWSKYVTAGYLDQHSVLAEGQSVRDVLRTAFDELFKAEARINDLYMEMAEDGADVDALMEEVGELQDRLESRDFYTLDAKIDEVARALGVMDFGMDTDVTSLSGGQRTKVLLAKLLLEKPDILLLDEPTNYLDAEHIDWLKRYLQNYENAFVLISHDIPFLNDVINIVYHVENQQLTRYSGDYYQFQEVYAMKKSQLEAAYERQQKEIADLKDFVARNKARVATRNMAMSRQKKLDKMDIIELQSEKPKPSFDFKPARTPGRFIFQAKDLQIGYDRPLTKPLNLTFERNQKVAIIGANGIGKTTLLKSLLGIIPPIAGEVERGDYLELGYFEQEVEGGNRQTPLEAVWNAFPALNQAEVRAALARCGLTTKHIESQIQVLSGGEQAKVRFCLLMNRENNVLVLDEPTNHLDVDAKDELKRALKEYKGSILMVCHEPDFYEGWMDQIWDFNNLT